Proteins from a genomic interval of Dama dama isolate Ldn47 chromosome 1, ASM3311817v1, whole genome shotgun sequence:
- the LOC133048037 gene encoding calcitonin receptor-stimulating peptide 1 → MGFWKFPPFLVLGILVLYQAGMYHAAPLRSVFDGRFDPATLDEEESRLLLSAMVNDYEQMRARESEKAQKTEGSRIQKRACNTATCMTHRLAGWLSRSGSMVRSNLLPTKMGFKIFSGPRRNYWF, encoded by the exons ATGGGATTCTGGAAGTTCCCCCCATTCTTGGTCCTCGGCATCCTGGTCTTGTACCAGGCAGGCATGTATCACGCAGCACCACTCAG GTCTGTCTTTGATGGTCGTTTTGATCCTGCTACCCTGGATGAGGAGGAATCACGCCTCCTACTGTCTGCGATGGTGAATGACTACGAGCAGATGAGGGCTCGGGAGTCGGAGAAGGCTCAGAAGACCGAGGGCTCCCG CATCCAGAAGAGAGCCTGCAACACTGCCACCTGCATGACCCATCGCCTGGCAGGCTGGCTGAGCAGATCTGGGAGTATGGTGAGGAGCAACTTGTTGCCGACCAAGATGGGTTTCAAGATCTTCAGTGGGCCCCGCAGGAACTACTGGTTTTAA